A stretch of Leucobacter aridicollis DNA encodes these proteins:
- a CDS encoding alpha-ketoacid dehydrogenase subunit beta: protein MAADEKVLLMGEDIGPLGGVFRVTDKLQADFGSARVLDTPLAEAGIVGNAIGLAMRGYRPVIEIQFEGFIFPAFNQIVTQLAKITNRHDGKVPMPIVIRVPYGGHIGAVEHHQESPEAYFAHTPGLRVVAPSTPNDAYWMIQQAIQSQDPVLFFEPKAKYWMKGEVDPTAPAAQLHDSRVAREGTDCTIVAFGAMVTAALEAAEVARAEGTSIEVVDLRSISPVDYAPLLESVRKTGRLVVAQEASGNVSLGSELAAHVAEHAFYSLQAPVLRVSGYDVPFPPARLEGMFLPDADRILEAVDRTMHY, encoded by the coding sequence ATGGCCGCCGACGAGAAAGTCCTGCTCATGGGCGAGGACATCGGCCCACTCGGCGGGGTCTTCCGCGTCACCGACAAGCTCCAGGCTGACTTTGGATCGGCGCGCGTGCTCGACACCCCGCTCGCGGAGGCCGGCATCGTCGGCAACGCCATTGGGCTCGCGATGCGCGGCTACCGCCCGGTCATCGAGATCCAGTTCGAGGGCTTCATCTTCCCCGCGTTCAATCAGATCGTCACGCAGCTCGCGAAGATCACGAACCGGCACGACGGCAAGGTGCCGATGCCGATCGTGATCCGCGTCCCGTACGGCGGACACATCGGCGCCGTCGAGCACCACCAGGAGAGCCCCGAAGCGTACTTCGCGCACACCCCGGGCCTGCGAGTCGTCGCGCCCTCAACGCCGAACGACGCCTACTGGATGATCCAGCAGGCGATTCAGTCGCAGGACCCCGTGCTGTTCTTCGAACCGAAGGCGAAGTACTGGATGAAGGGCGAGGTCGATCCGACCGCCCCGGCCGCGCAGCTGCACGACAGCCGGGTCGCCCGCGAGGGAACCGACTGCACGATTGTCGCGTTCGGCGCGATGGTCACCGCCGCGCTTGAGGCTGCCGAGGTCGCGCGTGCCGAGGGGACGAGCATCGAGGTCGTCGACCTCCGCAGCATCTCGCCGGTCGACTACGCGCCGCTCCTCGAATCGGTGCGAAAGACGGGGCGCCTCGTCGTCGCGCAGGAGGCCTCGGGCAACGTCAGTTTGGGCAGCGAACTCGCCGCGCACGTCGCCGAGCACGCGTTCTACTCACTGCAGGCGCCCGTGCTGCGCGTCTCGGGCTACGACGTGCCATTCCCGCCGGCCCGACTCGAGGGCATGTTCTTGCCCGACGCAGACCGTATCCTCGAAGCAGTCGATCGCACGATGCACTACTGA